Genomic segment of Kibdelosporangium phytohabitans:
GACTGTCACGAAGTACAGGAGCTCGCGCGTCTCCAGCCAATCCATACCGTCAGGGTATCGTTCCCGGCGGATCAGGTCATGGTGTCGCGGCCGGGCAGGTGCTGAGCTGGAGACATGACCGAAACGAAGATCGCGTTGGTGACCGGGGCCAACAAGGGAATCGGCTACGAGATCGCCGCGCAGCTCGCCGCACTGGGGATGACCGTGGTCATCGGCGCGCGGGACGCACACCGGCGCGAGCAGGCAGCCAAGGAGCTGAACGCCGAATCGGTGGCACTGGACGTGACCGAGCCGGAGACCGCGCGGCAGGCCGCCGCGTGGATCGACGAGCGGTTCGGCAAGCTGGACGTGCTGGTCAACAACGCGGGCATCACCGGCGGCTGGGGCCAGGAGCCGAGCAAGGTGCCCCTCGACGTGATGCGGAGGGTGTTCGACACCAACGTCTTCGGTGTCATCACGGTCACCAACGCCGTGCTGCCCTTGCTGTCGCGCTCAGCCGGTGCCCGGATCGTCAACGTCTCCAGCGGTGTCGGGTCGCTGACCGAGATGACCGGACAGTACGCCGCGATGCCCGCGGGTGCGGCGTATCCCGTGTCGAAGACCGCCCTGAACGCGTTGACTGTCCAGTACGCCAAGGAACTGCGCGAATCCGGAATCCTCGTCAACGCCACGGACCCCGGCTACTGCGACACGGACCTCACCGAACACAAGGGTTTCCGGACACCCGCCCAGGGCGCGGCGATCTCCGTGCGGCTGGCCACGATCGGTGACGACGGCCCGACAGGGAGGTTCTTCAACGACGAGGGCGAAGTGGCTTGGTAGGGCTAACCTGAGTGGTGTGAAGAGGATCGATCTGGGGAAGTGCCGTACCTCGATGCGATCGAGGACATGCGTGGCTGGGTCGAGCAACGCCAGGGCGGCCTGATCGAGGACCGCCTGGTGATGCTCACCCATCCGCCGACGATCACGTACGGCGCGCGCACCCCGCCCGCCGAACTGCCCAGCCATGGGGACGTCCCGGTGATCCCGGTGGACCGCGGCGGGCAGGCCACCTACCACGGTCCCGGCCAGCTGGTCGGCTACCTGGTCATCGACCTGCACCAGCGCGGGCCCGGCGACATCGTCCGGTGGCTGGAGAACGGCCTGATCACCGCGCTGGACTCGCTGGGGTTCACGCTGGTCCGCCGCGACACCCCGCCGGGCGGGCAGAGCCTGGTCGGGGTGTGGACGCCGGACCACCGCAAGCTCGGGTCCATCGGGATGCGCAT
This window contains:
- the lipB gene encoding lipoyl(octanoyl) transferase LipB, translating into MPYLDAIEDMRGWVEQRQGGLIEDRLVMLTHPPTITYGARTPPAELPSHGDVPVIPVDRGGQATYHGPGQLVGYLVIDLHQRGPGDIVRWLENGLITALDSLGFTLVRRDTPPGGQSLVGVWTPDHRKLGSIGMRIRRGVTSHGFSLNIDPDLSVYQSFVACGLPTCR
- a CDS encoding SDR family oxidoreductase encodes the protein MTETKIALVTGANKGIGYEIAAQLAALGMTVVIGARDAHRREQAAKELNAESVALDVTEPETARQAAAWIDERFGKLDVLVNNAGITGGWGQEPSKVPLDVMRRVFDTNVFGVITVTNAVLPLLSRSAGARIVNVSSGVGSLTEMTGQYAAMPAGAAYPVSKTALNALTVQYAKELRESGILVNATDPGYCDTDLTEHKGFRTPAQGAAISVRLATIGDDGPTGRFFNDEGEVAW